One stretch of Brevibacillus laterosporus DNA includes these proteins:
- a CDS encoding VWA domain-containing protein, whose amino-acid sequence MSYDLQATHRTPALIIYLIDVSGSMCLPMGDRRRIDVVMDALSAAIRQMIFRSTKGTRMSPRYRIALLAYSDEVYDLLDGVRGIDEVARLGKLPEISPRRLTDTAKAFKQVEKLLLEELPFLQDSPAPLICHMTDGAATGEDPEPVVKRIMQMAVPDGQVLVENIFISEDVCDEQIGDVKRWDGIMPDTIMSDEHANKLRAMSSVLPESYREMMSESMYQLKKGALLMFPATSPELVSLGFQMSAATPVR is encoded by the coding sequence ATGAGTTATGATTTACAAGCGACACATCGAACTCCAGCTCTTATCATTTATCTCATTGATGTGAGTGGTTCCATGTGTCTACCTATGGGGGACAGACGCCGAATTGATGTGGTGATGGACGCTTTATCTGCTGCCATTCGACAGATGATTTTTCGCTCTACCAAAGGAACTCGTATGTCACCGCGTTACCGCATAGCTTTATTGGCTTACAGCGATGAAGTGTACGATTTGTTGGATGGGGTACGAGGAATAGATGAAGTAGCTCGGTTGGGCAAGTTGCCTGAAATAAGCCCCCGCAGATTGACAGACACGGCCAAAGCATTTAAACAGGTTGAAAAATTATTGTTAGAAGAGCTCCCTTTTCTACAGGATTCTCCTGCTCCCTTGATCTGTCATATGACGGATGGGGCGGCAACTGGAGAGGATCCAGAGCCTGTGGTCAAAAGAATTATGCAAATGGCTGTTCCCGATGGTCAGGTGCTTGTTGAAAATATTTTTATTTCCGAAGATGTATGTGATGAGCAGATTGGCGATGTAAAACGCTGGGATGGGATCATGCCTGATACGATAATGAGTGACGAACATGCGAATAAGCTCCGTGCGATGTCTTCTGTCCTACCAGAGAGCTATCGTGAAATGATGAGTGAATCTATGTATCAATTAAAAAAGGGGGCGTTGCTCATGTTCCCGGCTACCAGTCCTGAATTGGTGTCTTTAGGTTTTCAAATGTCGGCAGCAACCCCCGTTCGATAA
- a CDS encoding isoprenylcysteine carboxyl methyltransferase has translation MVIVFIMVIAMVICQRCAELLVAKRNTRYIKDAGGYEVAAEHYKWIVSLHVSFFLSLIGEVSLRASTVPISFYFWPFLVFCPAQLLRIWSMRSLGRFWNTRIFVLAGKQPIVCGPYRFIRHPNYLVVLLEVGMLPLTFGAWKTALFFTVAKIMILKVRIAAEEQALQKAYQYEAWMGEKGRFVPVRKQRG, from the coding sequence ATGGTAATCGTATTTATTATGGTGATAGCGATGGTAATTTGTCAGCGCTGTGCAGAGTTGTTGGTAGCGAAAAGAAATACGCGCTATATCAAGGACGCAGGAGGATATGAAGTAGCGGCCGAGCACTACAAATGGATTGTAAGCTTGCATGTTAGCTTTTTCCTGAGTTTGATTGGAGAGGTGTCGCTACGTGCGTCTACTGTTCCTATATCATTTTACTTTTGGCCGTTTTTAGTGTTTTGTCCAGCCCAGCTACTGAGAATCTGGAGCATGCGAAGTTTGGGGCGTTTTTGGAACACGAGGATTTTTGTCTTGGCGGGTAAACAGCCGATCGTATGTGGGCCTTATCGCTTTATCCGTCATCCGAACTACTTGGTGGTTTTGTTAGAAGTAGGAATGCTACCTCTTACATTTGGTGCTTGGAAAACGGCACTGTTCTTTACTGTAGCCAAGATAATGATACTTAAGGTTCGTATTGCAGCAGAGGAGCAAGCGTTACAAAAGGCATATCAGTATGAAGCATGGATGGGGGAAAAAGGGAGATTCGTTCCAGTAAGAAAACAGAGAGGCTAA
- a CDS encoding ABC transporter substrate-binding protein produces MRNGKRYTATLLSGLLLFALTACGQSASPDASNNKTTAETPPAKTPSKVVLDWTPNTNHTGLYVALEKGYFTEQGLDVEIVQPGMNGADTMVATGEIPFGVSYQEGVTQARTQNVPIVSLAAVIQHNTSGFASPVSKNILSPKDFEGKTYGGYGAPSEKAVLQSLMSLDKADVNKLNIINVGDADYFTAVKRDIDFAWIFYAWTGIEAELRNEPINMIYVNKYSDKLDYYTPVLITNEKMIQEKPEVVKAFMAATSQGYQYASKHPEEAASILLKHVPDLDEKLVKASQKWLSPRYQDDAPRWGEQKRDVWQGYSDWMVEHQLLEKPLDVDKAFTNDFLPKP; encoded by the coding sequence ATGAGAAATGGTAAACGCTATACTGCTACTTTACTATCTGGCTTGCTTTTGTTCGCTTTAACAGCTTGCGGACAATCTGCTTCCCCAGATGCATCAAATAACAAAACGACAGCTGAAACACCCCCTGCCAAAACTCCTAGTAAGGTGGTTCTCGACTGGACACCCAATACCAATCACACCGGGTTATATGTCGCCCTAGAAAAAGGCTATTTTACCGAACAAGGTCTGGATGTGGAAATCGTTCAGCCTGGTATGAACGGAGCCGATACAATGGTAGCCACCGGTGAAATTCCATTTGGAGTAAGCTATCAAGAAGGCGTCACGCAAGCACGAACTCAAAACGTACCCATTGTTTCACTTGCTGCCGTCATACAACATAATACATCTGGGTTTGCCTCACCTGTGAGCAAGAACATTTTGTCTCCCAAAGATTTTGAAGGAAAAACCTATGGAGGCTATGGTGCCCCTAGTGAAAAAGCTGTTTTACAATCTCTGATGAGCTTAGATAAAGCCGATGTGAACAAGCTAAATATCATTAATGTAGGCGATGCGGATTACTTTACTGCCGTAAAACGCGATATTGACTTCGCTTGGATTTTTTATGCATGGACTGGCATTGAAGCAGAATTACGCAACGAACCAATAAACATGATATACGTTAATAAATATTCGGATAAACTAGATTATTATACCCCCGTTCTCATTACTAATGAAAAAATGATTCAAGAGAAACCCGAGGTAGTGAAAGCTTTCATGGCAGCTACTTCACAGGGATATCAGTATGCAAGTAAACATCCCGAAGAAGCAGCTAGCATTCTTCTAAAGCATGTTCCAGATCTGGACGAAAAATTGGTAAAGGCAAGTCAAAAATGGTTAAGTCCTCGCTATCAAGATGATGCACCACGTTGGGGAGAACAAAAACGTGATGTATGGCAAGGCTACTCAGACTGGATGGTTGAACATCAGTTATTGGAAAAACCACTTGATGTAGACAAAGCTTTCACGAATGACTTTTTACCAAAACCATAA
- a CDS encoding ABC transporter ATP-binding protein, producing MASTSTTISELHMASVTHASVTPSTLVVEQVSHSFTESNSTIDVLHQISLEVKKGEFVSLIGPSGSGKSTLFHIIGGLLSPSHGTITIEGKQVTGETGHISYMPQSSSLLPWRTVEENVGLALEVEGVSRKETVKLAREWLPKVGLDGYEKAYPHMLSGGMQQRVAFLRALLSKQELICLDEPFGALDALSRTDMQNWLLTIWEKHKRSVLLITHSIDEAIFLSDKIYVLTAKPAQVADTILVPFERPRQEKMLLSPEFMLVKEKILQLLRHSQQS from the coding sequence ATGGCTTCCACATCTACAACAATATCTGAATTGCATATGGCTTCGGTGACTCACGCCTCTGTTACCCCTTCCACACTTGTCGTTGAACAAGTCTCACACTCCTTTACAGAGTCCAACAGTACCATTGACGTGCTTCATCAGATCTCCTTAGAAGTAAAAAAGGGGGAATTTGTCTCCTTGATCGGACCATCTGGGAGCGGAAAAAGTACGTTATTTCATATTATCGGAGGTCTATTATCACCCTCGCATGGTACCATTACCATTGAAGGTAAGCAGGTTACCGGTGAAACAGGGCACATTAGCTATATGCCTCAATCCTCTAGCTTACTTCCTTGGCGCACTGTAGAAGAAAACGTCGGATTAGCCCTAGAAGTAGAAGGCGTATCACGTAAAGAAACGGTGAAATTAGCACGTGAATGGTTACCAAAGGTAGGATTAGACGGTTATGAAAAAGCTTATCCTCACATGTTATCTGGTGGGATGCAACAAAGAGTCGCTTTCTTGCGCGCCTTGTTAAGCAAACAAGAGCTAATCTGCTTAGATGAACCCTTTGGGGCCTTGGATGCACTTAGTCGTACTGACATGCAAAATTGGTTATTAACCATTTGGGAAAAGCATAAACGTTCTGTACTTTTAATTACACATAGCATTGACGAAGCCATCTTTTTATCTGATAAAATTTATGTACTTACGGCCAAACCAGCACAGGTAGCTGACACAATTTTAGTGCCATTTGAGCGACCACGCCAGGAAAAAATGTTGTTATCTCCAGAGTTTATGCTTGTGAAAGAGAAAATCTTACAGTTGTTACGTCATTCCCAGCAATCGTAA
- a CDS encoding type III polyketide synthase translates to MPRIVSIGTANPQYIVAQHESKEFARRFFQDHFRDIDRLLQVFESAEIESRSFATPLEWFEQPRDWAEKNQLYVQQALELSVSAIEQCLENAGVSADAIDHVVMVSSTGIATPSLDALLYNRLPFRSDLKRTPVWGLGCAGGVAGLAKGYAFAKAHPEERILVCCVELCGLTFVHGDRSKSNLIATSLFADGAAAVLLYGDDREVHENAPSILSTQSTIWRDTVDVMGWDVREEGLRVIFSKDIPSLVKEKIKPEMESFLRKKGKTTCRIDRMIAHPGGSKVLQAYEQALQLPPDRLRHAREVLRDHGNMSSCTVLFVLEREMREEHLPGETGLLLALGPGFSCEQVLLEW, encoded by the coding sequence ATGCCGCGAATCGTATCAATCGGCACAGCAAATCCACAATATATTGTCGCGCAACATGAGAGCAAGGAATTTGCGCGTCGTTTCTTTCAAGATCATTTTCGTGATATCGACCGCCTATTACAAGTATTTGAATCGGCTGAGATTGAAAGTAGAAGTTTCGCCACTCCGTTAGAGTGGTTCGAACAGCCACGTGATTGGGCCGAAAAAAACCAGTTATACGTACAGCAAGCCCTAGAATTAAGTGTAAGTGCTATTGAGCAGTGTTTAGAAAATGCAGGTGTTTCAGCTGACGCTATAGATCATGTAGTCATGGTCAGCTCAACAGGAATAGCCACCCCTAGTTTGGATGCCCTCCTATATAATCGCTTGCCGTTTCGCTCAGATTTGAAGCGAACACCTGTATGGGGACTAGGGTGTGCTGGAGGAGTAGCAGGATTAGCTAAAGGATATGCTTTTGCGAAGGCTCATCCAGAGGAACGTATACTGGTCTGCTGCGTAGAATTGTGTGGGTTAACTTTTGTTCATGGGGATCGAAGTAAAAGTAACTTGATTGCCACTAGTTTGTTTGCCGATGGGGCGGCTGCAGTATTGTTGTATGGAGATGACCGAGAAGTCCATGAAAATGCACCTTCTATTCTGTCTACACAATCAACTATATGGCGGGACACGGTTGATGTTATGGGCTGGGATGTGAGAGAAGAAGGCTTGAGGGTAATCTTTTCGAAGGATATTCCGTCACTGGTAAAAGAGAAAATAAAGCCGGAAATGGAGAGCTTCTTAAGAAAGAAAGGAAAGACTACTTGTCGTATTGATCGTATGATTGCACATCCAGGGGGGAGTAAGGTGCTACAAGCCTATGAGCAGGCTCTACAACTTCCACCGGATAGATTGCGCCATGCAAGAGAGGTACTACGGGATCATGGAAATATGTCATCTTGTACCGTCTTATTTGTTTTGGAAAGAGAGATGAGAGAAGAGCATTTACCAGGAGAAACAGGATTGCTATTAGCTCTTGGTCCGGGATTTTCATGCGAGCAGGTGCTATTGGAATGGTAA
- a CDS encoding MTH1187 family thiamine-binding protein yields the protein MANALVSIQIIPTTPQGEGVIPFVDKAIEVIQQSGVKHLVSPLETTMEGDLEELLAVVKKMNDVMVEAGCPSVISQIKIYHRADGLASMDVLTEKYRP from the coding sequence ATGGCAAACGCCTTGGTTAGCATTCAAATTATCCCTACCACACCTCAAGGTGAAGGGGTCATTCCCTTTGTAGACAAAGCAATCGAAGTCATTCAACAATCAGGGGTAAAGCATCTTGTTAGTCCGTTAGAAACCACGATGGAAGGCGATTTGGAAGAACTGCTTGCTGTCGTAAAAAAAATGAATGATGTCATGGTTGAAGCAGGTTGCCCGTCCGTAATCTCACAGATTAAAATCTATCACCGCGCTGATGGACTTGCTTCCATGGATGTTTTGACGGAGAAATATCGTCCATGA
- a CDS encoding ABC transporter permease — protein sequence MIKNRRLFTTGWPPVLAVFLFLFIWQLATFIWKPEAWFLPSPLAIFQEGWQQAPQLTQHLWATLQITLLGFTIGSTAGLILAFLLHVTPPIKAALYPLLILSQNIPTIILAPLLMIWFGFGLLPKMILITLVCFFPVTLSTMTGLAQTDPQMKRYMLMIGATRQQIFWKVELPHSLASMFSGLKISATYSVMGAVISEWLGAQKGIGVYMLMAKSSFRADRVFVTMFLIVIVSCLLFGLISLIERWAIRWQSDK from the coding sequence ATGATTAAGAATCGTCGTTTATTTACAACAGGATGGCCGCCCGTTCTCGCGGTCTTCCTGTTTCTCTTTATCTGGCAGCTCGCAACCTTCATCTGGAAGCCTGAGGCATGGTTTTTGCCAAGTCCCCTTGCCATTTTCCAAGAAGGTTGGCAACAAGCGCCTCAGCTTACACAGCATTTGTGGGCTACCTTACAAATCACCCTGTTAGGTTTTACAATAGGGAGCACAGCTGGGCTAATTCTCGCCTTTTTATTACATGTGACGCCACCCATTAAAGCTGCTTTGTATCCGTTACTAATCCTAAGTCAAAACATACCAACTATCATTCTAGCACCTCTTTTGATGATTTGGTTTGGTTTTGGTTTATTACCTAAAATGATTTTGATTACGTTGGTCTGTTTCTTCCCAGTCACCTTATCCACAATGACTGGACTTGCACAAACCGATCCTCAAATGAAACGTTACATGCTTATGATTGGCGCTACCCGTCAACAGATTTTCTGGAAGGTAGAGTTACCTCACTCCCTTGCTTCCATGTTTTCTGGTCTTAAAATATCCGCTACCTACAGCGTAATGGGTGCCGTCATTTCCGAATGGTTAGGGGCACAAAAAGGCATTGGGGTCTACATGCTGATGGCAAAATCATCATTTCGCGCTGACCGCGTATTTGTGACGATGTTTCTCATTGTGATTGTCAGTTGTCTGTTATTTGGCCTGATTAGTCTCATAGAACGCTGGGCGATCCGTTGGCAATCAGACAAGTAA
- a CDS encoding sodium:proton antiporter yields the protein MLLLNGVILSVLVIVILSLLRLNVIFGLIAASITAGLVAGVSLTDTIQMMVQGMSGQLETALSYILLGMFAVMIAKSDITSLLVKKLLVVLRGKRGILLMSIATAACLSQNAVPVHIAFIPILIPPLLTLFTKMQIDRRAVACALTFGLQAPYIMIPAGFGLIYHQIVVSEMGKAGMTIAVTDFPKAMLIPGIGMIVGLLVALFISYRKSRIYQETSMEVENQEEKRVLRFTKRHAFTLVAILIALTVQLLTKSLIIGSLSGIVCLFAFRVVPWNFGDEVVQRGVAMMGFIAFVILLASGYATVLKETGSVQQLVETGVAFFGQNRLLASIVMLLIGLLITMGIGSSFGTVPIIAAIFVPLCAGLGFSVLATAALIGTAGALGDAGSPASDSTLGPTSGLNADGQHHHIWDTCVPTFLHYNIPLFLFGLLASFLI from the coding sequence ATGCTATTATTAAATGGAGTTATACTCTCTGTGCTTGTGATCGTCATATTGTCGTTGTTGCGACTAAACGTCATCTTTGGATTGATCGCCGCTTCCATAACAGCTGGTTTGGTAGCTGGTGTTTCATTAACCGACACCATTCAAATGATGGTTCAGGGAATGAGTGGACAATTAGAAACAGCACTCAGCTATATTTTACTTGGGATGTTTGCTGTCATGATTGCCAAGTCTGATATTACCTCCTTATTGGTAAAAAAATTATTAGTGGTATTGCGTGGAAAACGTGGTATTCTGCTGATGTCAATTGCCACAGCGGCCTGCTTGTCACAAAATGCGGTACCAGTGCATATTGCCTTTATTCCGATTTTAATTCCACCTTTATTGACCTTGTTTACAAAAATGCAAATAGACCGCCGTGCTGTTGCTTGTGCTTTAACATTTGGCTTACAAGCACCTTATATCATGATTCCAGCAGGTTTTGGACTAATCTATCATCAGATCGTTGTTTCTGAAATGGGTAAGGCTGGAATGACAATCGCTGTAACCGATTTTCCAAAAGCGATGCTTATTCCTGGGATTGGTATGATTGTAGGATTATTGGTGGCACTATTCATAAGTTATCGAAAATCACGCATCTATCAAGAAACGTCAATGGAGGTTGAGAACCAGGAAGAGAAGCGTGTATTACGTTTTACCAAGCGTCATGCATTCACCCTAGTAGCCATTCTCATAGCATTGACAGTTCAATTATTGACCAAATCACTTATAATCGGCTCGCTTTCTGGAATTGTATGTTTATTTGCCTTTCGCGTGGTACCATGGAATTTTGGGGACGAGGTGGTGCAACGAGGTGTTGCTATGATGGGGTTTATCGCTTTTGTCATCTTGCTTGCTTCTGGATATGCTACTGTTTTAAAAGAGACGGGATCTGTTCAGCAATTGGTAGAGACTGGAGTGGCGTTTTTTGGTCAAAATCGTTTGTTAGCTAGCATAGTTATGCTATTGATCGGTTTACTCATTACAATGGGAATTGGTTCTTCATTTGGTACAGTCCCAATTATTGCAGCAATTTTCGTACCGCTCTGTGCTGGCTTGGGGTTTTCTGTACTGGCGACGGCTGCTTTAATTGGAACAGCGGGGGCTTTAGGGGATGCAGGATCTCCGGCCTCAGATAGTACCCTTGGGCCTACCTCAGGACTGAATGCAGATGGGCAACATCACCATATCTGGGACACATGTGTACCTACTTTTCTTCATTATAATATTCCCTTGTTTCTATTCGGATTACTAGCTTCCTTTCTCATATAA
- the brnQ gene encoding branched-chain amino acid transport system II carrier protein yields MKQKQLSMKETVTIGLMLFALFFGAGNMIFPPLLGQSAGTSVWVAILGFVLTGVGLPVLAVAATATSGGDLKVLANRVHPLFGIIFPTLIYLAIGPFFGIPRTASVAYEIGLSPLLSASVKESSLPLFFYSIVYMSITFWLCLNPTKLIDRIGKILTPTLLLIIAILFVRSIFKPLGAFPTPSEAYMDGAFFKGFLEGYLTMDTLGALVFGIVVISSIQSRGITDKNSIRMATVKAGSIAGVALALVYMTLAYLGAGSSILGVSTNGGQILTAVVSYLFGQAGVVLLGTAITLACLTTSIGLITACGQFFSTLIPALRYKVVISILCVFSLVIANLGLNQIISFSVPVLAGLYPIAIVLIILSLIHKQIKGYQQVYVWSVLFAGIISLVDCLHAFGFPLGRITEWLQFLPLYSKGIGWVVPAIVGAIIGYILGSLKSQDTVNPSTQTE; encoded by the coding sequence ATGAAACAAAAGCAACTATCAATGAAAGAAACAGTGACTATTGGATTGATGCTGTTTGCTCTATTTTTCGGCGCAGGCAATATGATATTTCCACCTTTACTTGGGCAATCCGCTGGGACAAGCGTTTGGGTAGCCATTCTCGGCTTTGTATTAACTGGCGTAGGTCTTCCTGTTTTAGCCGTCGCTGCTACCGCAACATCAGGAGGCGATTTAAAAGTTTTAGCAAACCGGGTTCATCCGCTATTCGGCATTATTTTTCCCACCTTAATTTATCTAGCTATTGGCCCATTTTTCGGAATTCCGCGAACAGCAAGCGTTGCCTATGAGATTGGTCTTTCTCCTCTGCTGTCCGCATCTGTAAAAGAAAGCAGCTTACCTTTGTTTTTTTATTCGATCGTCTATATGTCAATCACATTTTGGCTATGTCTGAACCCTACTAAATTAATCGATCGCATCGGAAAAATCTTAACACCCACACTATTGCTAATTATCGCAATATTGTTTGTTCGGAGCATTTTTAAGCCGTTAGGTGCTTTTCCCACACCTTCGGAGGCCTACATGGACGGTGCGTTTTTCAAAGGATTCCTCGAAGGATATCTGACCATGGATACATTAGGTGCCTTAGTTTTCGGAATTGTCGTGATTTCTTCTATCCAAAGTCGAGGAATTACGGATAAAAACAGCATTAGAATGGCTACGGTTAAAGCAGGTTCCATTGCTGGCGTTGCTTTGGCGCTCGTATATATGACTTTAGCTTATTTGGGAGCAGGTAGCTCTATACTAGGTGTCTCTACAAATGGTGGTCAAATTTTAACAGCAGTTGTATCTTATCTGTTTGGTCAAGCTGGCGTCGTGTTACTTGGTACAGCTATTACCTTAGCATGCTTAACAACTTCCATTGGACTCATTACAGCGTGCGGTCAATTTTTCTCTACCCTGATTCCTGCATTACGCTATAAAGTTGTGATTAGCATTCTGTGTGTATTTAGCTTAGTGATTGCTAACCTGGGATTAAATCAAATCATTTCTTTCTCTGTGCCTGTTTTGGCCGGATTATATCCAATCGCGATCGTACTGATTATTTTGTCGCTGATTCACAAACAAATAAAAGGATATCAACAAGTATATGTATGGAGCGTCCTATTCGCTGGAATCATTAGTCTAGTGGATTGCCTGCATGCCTTTGGCTTTCCCTTAGGGAGAATTACAGAGTGGCTACAATTCCTTCCTCTATATTCAAAAGGAATCGGTTGGGTTGTTCCTGCGATTGTAGGAGCGATCATCGGATATATTTTAGGTTCTTTGAAATCTCAAGATACTGTGAATCCTTCCACTCAAACCGAATAA
- a CDS encoding ESX-1 secretion-associated protein has product MSRILVHPHLLQELGNEYKRAAQEWSEIEGRLHHAMESLAWEVRQQSHLEDNWRAARVLMGQLQEHSSDIAKRLIESAERFQQVDRESAERLSLMMEHVRHQLREQETVLTVAGSPRFFPQQDIQRHLATLGSKEELPITRVQFVRENLQFLDASIHDGYGKNTIAEEQADPSVSGLVKVNEKIPPY; this is encoded by the coding sequence ATGTCGCGAATACTAGTACACCCGCATCTGTTGCAAGAATTGGGGAACGAATACAAGCGAGCTGCACAGGAGTGGAGTGAAATAGAAGGACGTTTGCATCATGCGATGGAAAGTCTGGCCTGGGAAGTCAGGCAACAGTCACATTTGGAAGACAACTGGCGTGCGGCCCGTGTTTTAATGGGACAACTGCAAGAGCACTCCAGCGATATAGCTAAGCGTCTGATAGAGTCAGCAGAACGCTTCCAACAGGTGGATAGAGAAAGTGCGGAACGATTATCGCTAATGATGGAGCATGTTCGACATCAATTGAGAGAGCAGGAAACAGTGCTGACCGTAGCAGGCTCTCCTCGATTTTTTCCGCAACAGGATATTCAACGGCATTTAGCAACATTAGGTTCAAAGGAAGAGCTGCCAATTACAAGGGTTCAATTTGTACGTGAAAACTTACAATTTCTTGATGCTTCTATACACGATGGATATGGTAAGAATACAATTGCAGAAGAACAGGCTGATCCTTCTGTATCTGGATTGGTTAAGGTAAATGAAAAAATTCCACCATACTAA